The Methanoculleus taiwanensis nucleotide sequence GAATGAGTTTATCGAGCCGTATAGCGCAGCAGTAGAGCATGGACTATTCATTCCTCTTCAAGATGTTTGCCTCCCTTCCCCGCCAGGGGCCGGGCAGCAACGCCTGCACGAGAAAGGCCTTCTCCGTGCTGACCGCTCTCCCGGCGAGGGCGGAGATCGCCGATATCGGGTGCGGCGTGGGTATGCAGACGGTAGAGCTTGCCCGGATCTGCCCGGAATGCCGTATCACGGCCTTGGACATCTACCAGCCGTACCTCGACGCCCTCCGGCAAAGTGCAGAGGACGCGGGGGTGAGTGAACGGATAACGACCGTCCGTGCATCGATGCACGATCTCCCGTTCCCGGATGCATCCTTCGACGCCGCTGGGCCGGGGGTTGATCTTCGTCATCGGGTA carries:
- a CDS encoding class I SAM-dependent methyltransferase, which encodes MDYSFLFKMFASLPRQGPGSNACTRKAFSVLTALPARAEIADIGCGVGMQTVELARICPECRITALDIYQPYLDALRQSAEDAGVSERITTVRASMHDLPFPDASFDAAGPGVDLRHRVCRRARGLEAPAPAGRIPLPHRVGLIHRHALG